A stretch of the Plasmodium berghei ANKA genome assembly, chromosome: 10 genome encodes the following:
- a CDS encoding pre-mRNA-splicing factor 38B, putative, protein MDKNIKNAEHTTTHTPPKACEENSNEMGNINYNHSYYNGNNGVFPMGINNKNNSEEYFPYNNPNFNNNNNVYGASEKYLINYNYVDPSYYSINPNPIINMGNPIYPIGNQINNSYSNPMNMYQNKIDEQYKYSYNNLDANINNPLYYNIQGNKLLTSFNQSVSSIFNNNNNIEDKKNVLEMTNTSTYNVNNLLRNNILSSEYFRSLITLKTFKEVLDEILSYADHAEPYCIGSTRAPSTLFCCLYKLFTMHLSKKQLKSLIENKESCYVRACGFLYLRYVHSPSNLWMWFEPYLLDDEEFTVSADKRKLMTIGEYAQSLLYDDKYFNTVLPRFPIKIKNIYGARLMLMNDHRKRHKKNKEQISKFVKGEHIMAYVNGEWEKGEIGGIVNQGKEKVFVRIRKIDGNEKIVHLGYVKLISKDSEKGKGSDRRSSVERSKGRGRDRDRSRDRSRSRRRRRRRSRSRDKSRGRTRNRSRDKKRRKKRNNDVRDNSVHNKSEDDYIRNRSSNRCSRRSRDRSHRKIDRSISSSEPDKKGRYGKEKDENTEDELINKFRKIESQKALATGKDYARRPTSYKSSLTIKVENIYSRKKKRSISPKRIEIHTQTNKNDKKNTENIVPENSKLKELMERYNKVDNSMNIMSNDDLEEMDVMKLG, encoded by the exons atggataaaaatataaaaaatgcagAACATACAACTACACACACCCCACCAAAAGCATGTGAAGAAAATTCTAACGAAATgggaaatataaattataatcattcttattataatggaaataatgGTGTGTTTCCTATGGGtatcaataataaaaataattctgaAGAATACTTTCCATATAACAACCCCAAttttaacaataataataacgtGTATGGTGCATCAGagaaatatttaatcaATTACAATTACGTTGATCCTTCTTATTATTCTATAAACCCTAACCCCATAATTAATATGGGGAATCCTATATATCCAATAGGGAATCAAATCAATAATTCTTATAGTAATCCTATGAATATgtatcaaaataaaattgatgaacaatataaatatagttacaataatttagatgcaaacataaataatcctttgtattataatattcaaGGAAATAAATTGCTAACTAGTTTTAATCAATCAGTTTCATCAAtctttaataataataataatattgaagataaaaaaaacgttTTAGAAATGACAAATACATCTACTtataatgtaaataatttattaagaaataatattttatcttcTGAGTATTTTAGATCACTTATAACTCTTAAAACATTTAAAGAAGTTTTAGATGAAATTCTTTCATATGCTGATCATGCTGAACCATATTGCATTGGAAGTACAAGAGCTCCTTCTACACTTTTTTGTTGtctttataaattatttaccATGCATTTATCGAAAAAACaa cTAAAAAGcttaattgaaaataaagagTCATGTTATGTTCGCGCATGCggatttttatatttgagATATGTCCATTCCCCTTCCAAc TTATGGATGTGGTTTGAGCCATATCTGCTCGATGATGAAGAATTTACAGTTTCTGCagataaaagaaaattaatGACAATAGGAGAGTATGCTCAAAGCTTATTATATgatgataaatatttcaatacag TTTTACCAAGATTtccaataaaaataaaaaacatttatgGCGCCCGTCTTATGCTTATGAATGATCATAGAAAACggcataaaaaaaataaagaacaAATATCAAAGTTTGTAAAGGGAGAACATATTATGGCCTATGTCAA tGGAGAATGGGAAAAAGGAGAAATTGGTGGTATAGTAAATCAAGGGAAAGAAAAAGTTTTTGTTAGAATCAGGAAAATTGAcggaaatgaaaaaattgtcCATCTAGGATATGTCAAATTAATATCTAAAGATTCGGAAAAGGGTAAGGGTAGCGATAGACGCTCAAGTGTTGAGAGAAGCAAAGGCAGAGGAAGGGATAGAGACCGAAGTAGAGACAGAAGCCGGAGTCGAAGAAGAAGAAGGCGAAGAAGCAGAAGTAGAGACAAAAGCCGAGGTAGAACCCGAAACAGAAGCCGAGATAAAAAACgaagaaaaaaacgaaaCAATGATGTACGAGATAATTCGGTGCATAATAAATCAGAGGATGATTATATTCGTAATAGATCGTCAAATAGATGCAGTAGAAGATCAAGAGATAGGTCACATAGAAAAATAGATCGATCAATATCAAGTTCGGAACCTGATAAAAAGGGAAGATatggaaaagaaaaagatgaaaatacAGAAGATGAactaattaataaatttcgAAAAATTGAAAGCCAAAAAGCTCTTGCAACTGGAAAAGATTATGCACGCAGACCAACCTCTTATAAATCATCACTTACAATAAAagtagaaaatatatatagccgaaaaaaaaagagatcTATATCCCCTAAAAGAATAGAAATACATAcacaaacaaataaaaatgataaaaaaaataccgAAAATATAGTTCCAGAAAATTCAAAACTTAAAGAATTAATGGAAAGATACAATAAAGTTGATAATAGCATGAACATAATGAGTAATGATGATTTAGAGGAAATGGATGTCATGAAATTGGGATAA